Below is a genomic region from Tumebacillus amylolyticus.
ACGGCCATCCAGAGATTGGAGAGACCGACGAGCGTCAGGGCGAGGAAAACGAGTTTGACGCCGAGCGAGAACCAGATGTTTTGTTTGATCACGCCGAGAGCGCGGCGGCTGAGGGCGAAGGCGTTGGGCAATTGGTGCAGATCGTCAGACATCAGCACGATGTCGGCGGTCTCAAGGGCGACGTCGGTGCCGGCGCCTCCCATTGCAATGCCGATGTCAGCTGCGGCAAGGGCCGGGGCGTCGTTGATCCCGTCGCCGACCATCGCGACGGAGCCGAAGCGTTTTTTCAGAGCTTGGATGCGACCGAGTTTGTCCTCGGGGAGCAGTTCGGCTTGCACATCGTCCAGCGAGAGGCGTGAGGCCATGCTGTTTGCAACACGCTGGTTGTCGCCGGTCAGCATCACCGTGTGTGAGACGCCGGCGGAGCGAAGTTGTTGCAGAGTGGATTCGCTCTCGTCACGGAGCACGTCTGCGATGGCGATCAAACCGTGAACCCCGTGTTCATCCGCGAGAAGGACGACCGTACGACCGAGGTCTTGGTGGGTAGATACGGCTCCTGCGGATCCTTGCTTTGCATAATAGGAAACTTTGGGTTCACTTGAAGCATTGGTTTCTCTTGAGGCATTGGTTTCTCTTGAGGCATTGGTTTCTCTTGAGGCATTGGTTTCTCTTGAAGCATTGGTTTCTCTTGAAGCATTGGTTTCTCTTGAGGCATTGGTTTCTCTTGAAGCATTGGCTTCACTTGAAGCATTGGTTTCTATTGAAGCAATGGCTTCACTTGAAGCATGGGCTTCATTCGATGCTTGGGTTTCTGCGATCCATGAGGGGCTTCCTATATAGTAGAGATTTCCGTCGACGATGCCTTGGGCTCCCTTGCCTGCGAGGGCTTGGAAGTTTTGGACGGTGGGCAACGGGTTTGGGTCGAGTTCTTGGAAATGGGCGACGATGGCTCGGGCCAGCGGGTGTTCCGAACGCGATTCGAGCGCCGCCGCCACAGGCAGTATGCGGTCGGGAGCCAAGCTGCCAAACGACTCGATCTGCACGACACGCGGCTTGCCTTGGGTGAGTGTGCCCGTTTTGTCAAACGCGATGGCTTTGACTCGACCTGTCTGTTCGAGAATGGCACCGCCCTTGATCAGCACGCCGTTTCGTGCCGCATTGCCGATGGCCGCCACGATGGAGACGGGGGTTGAGATGACCAGTGCGCACGGGCAGGCGATGACGAGCAAAACCAGCGCCCGATACAGCCACTCATGAAAATTGCCAAGTCCAACCAGCGGCGGTACGATCGCAATCAAGACCGCCAACAAAACGACGATCGGCGTGTAATACGTAGCAAAGCGGTCGACGAATTGTTGAGACGGCGCTTTTTGTGATTGCGCTTCTTCGACCATGTGAATCATGCGTTGAATCGTGGAGTCCTCCACCCGTTTGGTGACACGGAATTCAAAAGCGCCCTGTTCATTGAGCGAACCCGCATAGAGAGTGTCGCCCGGCTGTTTGAAAACGGGAATCGACTCCCCGGTGACAGCCGCTTGGTTGACGTGCGACGAGCCGTCGGTGAGGATGCCATCCATCGGGATTCGTTCTCCCGGACGAACGATCAAGATATCGCCGACACGCAGTTCCGTAAGTGGCAGAATCATTTCTTGGTTGTTGCGACGGACAAGCGCTTGCTTGGGTGTCAAGTTCATGAGGTCGCGAATCGAGCGGCGGGTGCGCTCCATCGTGCGAGCTTGCAACCAGTTGCCGACTGCGAACAAAAATACAACCGTGGCCCCCTCCGACCATTGTCCAATTGCAGCAGCCCCGATGGCGGCAACGGTCATGAGGAAGTTCATGTCGAGCGTAAACGATTTGAGTGCGAACAGTCCGGCACGAGCGGCGTAGAATCCGCCTGTTAGGATGGCGAGCACATACAGAAACAGAGCAACGGACGGGCTGACGTTGCTGTAGTCGAGAGCCATCCCACCTGCGAGAAGGACCCCGGAAATTCCGGTGAGAATCGCACGTAGATTGCGCGTCGGGGAACCTTGGGTGAGGGCGGCGCTTTTTTCCCCTTCGAGGGTGGTGTCGAGCAGGGTTGGTTGGTAGCCGACTTGGGTAACGGCTTTGGCGATGGTGTGGAGTTCCGTTGTGGTGGAGGTGTGGATGATGGTCATCTTGGTGGTGCTGAAATTGACGTCGACGTTGCGGACACCGTCGATTTTGCTGACAACGCGTTGCACCGTGCGGGCACATTCCCCGCAGTCCATGCCATCGACCTGAAAAATCGTGCGAGCCTCGCCCGCTTGCAAGTCCGACCCCGGGGCCGATGCAGTCTCCGAAAGCATCGTAAGTTCCTCAAAGCCCTGCGCAGGCTCACAGCAAGAACCAGAAGAACAGCATGAATCCCCAGAGAGAACCAAAAGCTCGTCGTCAGAAGCATGAGAATGCTCATGGTCGTGCGAATGGCCGTGGTCATGCGAATGCCCATGCTCATGTGAATGCCCATGCTCATGTGAATGTCCATGCTCGTGCGAATGTCCGTGGTCGTGTGAATTTCTTTGGTCGCTCAACTGCTTCCCCTCCTTTCTGACGGTTTGTTATCTATGAGAAACGTGGTGGAGTCCGGTTTCGAACAGGCTGAGGATATGATCGTCGTCTAAACTGTAATAATTCATGCGCCCTGCCTTGCGACGCTTGATGATTCGCATGTTGCGCAAGAGCCGCAATTGGTGGGAGACTGCCGATTGGGTCATTTCCAATGCCGCCGCAATGTCACATACGCACATCTCGCTGACACTGAGCGCCCGAAGGATGCGCACGCGCGTCGGATCGCCCAACGCGGCAAAAATCGCCGCCAAGTCGGTGACTTCCTGTTCCTCCAACCCGGCCGCTCGAACCTGAGCCACCGTTTCTTCATGAATCACGTT
It encodes:
- a CDS encoding heavy metal translocating P-type ATPase; this translates as MSDQRNSHDHGHSHEHGHSHEHGHSHEHGHSHDHGHSHDHEHSHASDDELLVLSGDSCCSSGSCCEPAQGFEELTMLSETASAPGSDLQAGEARTIFQVDGMDCGECARTVQRVVSKIDGVRNVDVNFSTTKMTIIHTSTTTELHTIAKAVTQVGYQPTLLDTTLEGEKSAALTQGSPTRNLRAILTGISGVLLAGGMALDYSNVSPSVALFLYVLAILTGGFYAARAGLFALKSFTLDMNFLMTVAAIGAAAIGQWSEGATVVFLFAVGNWLQARTMERTRRSIRDLMNLTPKQALVRRNNQEMILPLTELRVGDILIVRPGERIPMDGILTDGSSHVNQAAVTGESIPVFKQPGDTLYAGSLNEQGAFEFRVTKRVEDSTIQRMIHMVEEAQSQKAPSQQFVDRFATYYTPIVVLLAVLIAIVPPLVGLGNFHEWLYRALVLLVIACPCALVISTPVSIVAAIGNAARNGVLIKGGAILEQTGRVKAIAFDKTGTLTQGKPRVVQIESFGSLAPDRILPVAAALESRSEHPLARAIVAHFQELDPNPLPTVQNFQALAGKGAQGIVDGNLYYIGSPSWIAETQASNEAHASSEAIASIETNASSEANASRETNASRETNASRETNASRETNASRETNASRETNASRETNASSEPKVSYYAKQGSAGAVSTHQDLGRTVVLLADEHGVHGLIAIADVLRDESESTLQQLRSAGVSHTVMLTGDNQRVANSMASRLSLDDVQAELLPEDKLGRIQALKKRFGSVAMVGDGINDAPALAAADIGIAMGGAGTDVALETADIVLMSDDLHQLPNAFALSRRALGVIKQNIWFSLGVKLVFLALTLVGLSNLWMAVFADTGAALIVIANGMRLMRYRFKKQDN
- a CDS encoding ArsR/SmtB family transcription factor, with product MQTKETTTETCCNVIHEETVAQVRAAGLEEQEVTDLAAIFAALGDPTRVRILRALSVSEMCVCDIAAALEMTQSAVSHQLRLLRNMRIIKRRKAGRMNYYSLDDDHILSLFETGLHHVSHR